A stretch of the Arachis stenosperma cultivar V10309 chromosome 6, arast.V10309.gnm1.PFL2, whole genome shotgun sequence genome encodes the following:
- the LOC130934838 gene encoding probable polygalacturonase At3g15720, whose protein sequence is MMKSQIFAFLIVSTVVLPCSLCARISSSSSYASFSSFNVVDYGAHGNSQIDDSKAFLKAWKSVCDASENAATLVIPKGKTFMLQPISFQGPCKPTKINIKLEGNVIAPKKLDGWKWSSDDNEKDAWITFSNIRGLVINGGGKFDGQGASWWGCKKCNRPTALRFHGCGNLDLNSLNHINSPRSHISINQCNHSKISNLRISAPKESPNTDGIDISASSNILITASTITTGDDCIAINGGSSFINVSSIHCGPGHGISIGSLGKNGAYETAQEIRVQNCNFSRTTNGARIKTWKGGSGYAKNIIFDNIIMDAVDIPVIIDQQYKTDDIKVKNVKDDKAVKVSDVTFLKVRGTSTSEDPVQLNCDAIGCTNINLEGIDITSTNGEKTRASCKNVQGICSSCIPNVPCLSTQNNLTINKFL, encoded by the exons ATGATGAAATCACAAATTTTTGCCTTTTTAATAGTGTCCACTGTTGTTTTACCCTGTTCCTTGTGTGCTCgaatatcatcatcatcatcttatGCAAGTTTTAGCAGCTTCAATGTTGTTGACTATGGTGCCCATGGGAATAGTCAAATTGATGATTCAAAA GCTTTTTTGAAAGCATGGAAATCggtgtgtgatgcaagtgaaaATGCGGCAACACTAGTCATACCAAAAGGAAAAACCTTCATGTTGCAACCAATTTCATTTCAAGGTCCTTGCAAACCTACCAAAATTAACATTAAG CTTGAAGGAAATGTGATTGCCCCCAAAAAACTTGATGGATGGAAATGGTCAagtgatgataatgagaaaGATGCATGGATCACGTTCTCAAACATAAGGGGTCTTGTTATCAATGGAGGTGGAAAATTTGATGGCCAAGGTGCTTCATGGTGGGGTTGTAAAAAATGTAACCGACCAACG GCTTTGCGTTTTCATGGGTGTGGAAACTTAGATCTTAATTCATTGAATCATATCAATAGTCCAAGAAGTCACATAAGTATAAACCAATGTAATCACTCAAAAATCTCTAATCTTCGAATTAGTGCACCAAAGGAAAGCCCTAACACTGATGGAATTGATATTTCGGCCTCCTCCAATATTCTTATTACAGCATCTACTATAACAACGG GTGATGACTGCATTGCGATTAATGGTGGTTCCTCTTTCATTAATGTGTCTTCTATTCATTGTGGACCTGGCCATGGAATCAG taTTGGAAGCCTTGGAAAAAATGGAGCCTATGAAACAGCACAAGAGATACGTGTACAAAATTGCAACTTCAGTAGAACTACAAATGGGGCAAGAATTAAGACATGGAAG GGAGGATCTGGATATgctaaaaatattatatttgataaTATTATAATGGATGCAGTGGATATCCCTGTAATTATTGACCAACAATATAAAACGGATGATATCAAAGTGAAAAACGTGAAGGATGATAAAGCGGTAAAAGTGAGTGATGTTACATTTCTCAAAGTGAGAGGGACCTCAACTTCTGAAGATCCGGTTCAACTTAATTGTGATGCCATTGGATGCACCAACATTAACTTGGAAGGAATTGATATAACATCGACCAATGGGGAGAAGACACGTGCATCCTGCAAAAATGTACAAGGGATTTGCTCTTCATGCATTCCAAATGTTCCATGTCTTTCTACTCAAAAtaatttaacaattaataagTTCTTGTAG